In a genomic window of Taylorella equigenitalis ATCC 35865:
- the hisS gene encoding histidine--tRNA ligase: MNSKKYEKISAIRGMNDILPTESFQWLILEDMLHSLMKSYGYKNIRTPVLEQTRLFARGIGEVTDIVEKEMYTFSMSQDKADMLTMRPEFTAGVVRAAIEHSITFDRAQRLYTMGPVFRHERPQKGRYRQFHQLSVEAMGFSGPDVDAEQIIMLARLWGTFGLEDIHLEINSLGQPNERLAHREALIKHLEANIDVLDDDAKRRMYSNPLRVLDTKNPDMQSMANEAPKLFDYLGEESKAHFDELKIRLDEAGIKYRINPRLVRGLDYYNLTVFEWVTGSLGAQATVCGGGRYDGLFELLGGKPTPCVGFAIGLERLISLIISDSKNAEIKSKFTDIGQETQVYFIHQNSEAARKCSKLAELCRNSGIDVIVHAGSQNFKNQFKRADFSGANYAIIIGESELQNDTVSLKQLRPNPDGSSIEQITIPSSDVVVNLLKLINKKDA; the protein is encoded by the coding sequence ATGAACTCAAAAAAATACGAAAAAATAAGTGCCATTAGAGGAATGAATGATATATTGCCAACGGAATCTTTTCAGTGGCTTATATTAGAGGATATGCTTCATTCTCTTATGAAGTCTTATGGATACAAAAATATTCGAACTCCTGTTCTAGAGCAGACTAGATTATTTGCTAGAGGGATAGGAGAGGTTACAGATATTGTTGAAAAAGAAATGTATACCTTTTCTATGTCACAAGATAAGGCTGATATGCTTACGATGCGACCTGAGTTTACTGCAGGGGTTGTTAGAGCGGCTATTGAACACAGTATTACATTTGATAGAGCCCAAAGATTGTACACAATGGGTCCTGTGTTTAGACACGAAAGACCTCAAAAGGGTAGATATAGACAGTTTCACCAGCTATCAGTAGAAGCCATGGGGTTTTCTGGACCAGATGTTGATGCAGAACAAATCATAATGTTAGCTAGACTATGGGGGACTTTTGGTCTTGAGGATATACATTTAGAAATTAATTCATTAGGTCAACCCAATGAAAGATTAGCCCACAGAGAGGCTTTAATTAAGCATCTTGAAGCAAATATAGATGTTTTAGATGACGATGCCAAAAGACGTATGTACAGTAATCCGCTTCGTGTTTTGGATACAAAAAATCCTGACATGCAGTCTATGGCAAATGAAGCTCCTAAACTATTTGATTATTTAGGTGAGGAGTCTAAGGCTCACTTCGATGAGCTAAAAATTAGGCTTGATGAGGCTGGCATAAAATACAGAATTAACCCAAGGCTTGTTAGAGGGTTAGATTATTACAACCTAACTGTATTTGAATGGGTAACAGGTAGTCTAGGTGCTCAAGCCACAGTTTGTGGTGGTGGTAGATATGATGGTTTATTCGAACTGTTAGGTGGAAAGCCCACTCCATGCGTTGGTTTTGCTATAGGTCTTGAGCGATTAATCAGTCTTATAATTTCTGATTCTAAAAATGCTGAAATAAAAAGTAAATTTACTGATATTGGTCAAGAAACACAGGTTTATTTTATTCATCAGAATAGCGAAGCTGCTCGCAAATGTTCTAAATTAGCGGAGCTTTGTAGAAATTCTGGAATTGATGTCATAGTTCACGCTGGCTCTCAAAATTTTAAAAATCAATTCAAAAGGGCTGATTTTTCGGGTGCAAACTATGCAATAATTATCGGAGAATCTGAATTACAAAACGATACAGTTTCCCTTAAACAACTACGTCCCAATCCTGACGGGTCATCAATCGAACAAATTACTATCCCTTCGAGTGATGTCGTAGTTAACTTGCTTAAGCTTATTAATAAAAAGGATGCATAA
- the ispG gene encoding flavodoxin-dependent (E)-4-hydroxy-3-methylbut-2-enyl-diphosphate synthase, whose translation MISDLTDSPYPSGPKPRKKTYKVEIKWGANSVFVGDASPIVVQSMTNTDTADVIATAIQIKELAMAGSELVRITVNSPEAAEAVPAIRDQLDRMGLDVPLVGDFHFNGHKLLSGYPACAQALSKYRINPGNVGGGKKRADNFAQMIDVAIQNNKPVRIGVNWGSLDHDLMAKLMDINNNRQHPWSSQDLMKEALVKSAIDNANYAVQLGMKPEQIILSCKVSHVQDLISVYRNLSSRCDYALHLGLTEAGMGSKGIVASTAALSVLLQEGIGDTIRISLTPEPGGDRKKEVIVAQEILQTMGLRAFTPMVVACPGCGRTSSTFFQHLADDIQNFLRTQMPIWKEQYPGVENLNVAVMGCVVNGPGESRHADIGISLPGTGEVPAAPVFIDGERTVTLKGEGIAKEFQKIVLDYIERRFGQTK comes from the coding sequence ATGATCTCAGATTTAACTGACAGCCCGTATCCATCAGGTCCTAAGCCTAGAAAGAAGACTTATAAAGTTGAGATTAAATGGGGGGCTAATTCTGTATTTGTAGGTGATGCATCGCCTATTGTGGTTCAGTCCATGACTAATACAGACACTGCGGATGTCATTGCCACAGCCATTCAAATTAAAGAGTTGGCTATGGCTGGATCTGAGCTTGTACGCATAACAGTTAATTCTCCTGAAGCTGCAGAGGCTGTGCCAGCAATTAGAGATCAGCTCGATCGAATGGGCTTGGATGTGCCATTAGTTGGGGACTTTCATTTTAATGGTCATAAATTACTTTCAGGCTATCCAGCATGTGCACAAGCTCTATCAAAATATAGAATAAATCCAGGTAATGTTGGGGGTGGCAAAAAAAGGGCAGATAACTTTGCTCAGATGATAGATGTTGCCATCCAAAATAATAAACCTGTGCGTATTGGTGTGAATTGGGGAAGTTTGGACCACGACTTGATGGCGAAGTTAATGGACATAAATAACAATCGTCAGCATCCATGGTCTTCACAGGATTTAATGAAAGAAGCTTTAGTTAAATCCGCAATAGATAATGCTAATTATGCTGTTCAATTAGGCATGAAGCCAGAGCAGATAATTCTTTCGTGTAAAGTAAGTCATGTTCAAGATTTAATTAGTGTATATAGAAACCTTTCGAGCAGATGTGATTATGCGTTGCATCTAGGTTTAACTGAAGCTGGTATGGGAAGTAAGGGTATAGTCGCATCGACTGCAGCTTTATCAGTATTATTGCAAGAAGGTATAGGAGATACTATCAGAATATCTCTAACTCCAGAGCCAGGAGGGGATCGCAAAAAAGAAGTAATAGTCGCTCAGGAGATTTTACAAACCATGGGTTTAAGAGCATTTACACCTATGGTTGTTGCCTGTCCAGGTTGTGGGCGAACTTCAAGTACTTTTTTTCAGCATTTGGCAGATGATATTCAAAATTTTTTAAGAACTCAGATGCCTATTTGGAAAGAGCAATATCCTGGAGTTGAAAATTTAAACGTAGCAGTTATGGGATGTGTGGTTAATGGTCCTGGTGAAAGCAGGCATGCAGATATAGGTATCAGCCTGCCAGGCACTGGTGAAGTGCCAGCAGCTCCTGTATTTATTGATGGTGAGAGGACAGTTACGCTTAAAGGGGAAGGCATTGCCAAAGAATTCCAAAAAATTGTTTTGGATTATATAGAACGCAGATTCGGTCAAACTAAATGA
- a CDS encoding helix-turn-helix domain-containing protein: MNKEITPELRESSNSTISSDSVGAYLHKIRTSNGFDFTEISDKTKFSTSQLKAVEQEQWSSLPDGFVLRALVKKFALAIGADDKVALQKLAQATGNVAPSTVKNIKTINSTELNESIPDTEQPKRSGGSLLWILIILLILGVVAYLAYNQGMFTLEDLGL; encoded by the coding sequence ATGAATAAAGAAATTACACCTGAATTAAGAGAGTCTTCTAATTCGACTATTAGTAGTGATTCAGTTGGTGCTTACCTTCATAAAATTAGAACCTCTAATGGGTTTGATTTTACTGAGATAAGCGATAAAACTAAATTTAGTACTAGTCAACTAAAAGCTGTAGAGCAAGAGCAGTGGTCTTCATTGCCAGATGGATTTGTTCTTAGAGCGTTAGTAAAAAAATTTGCTTTAGCCATTGGGGCGGATGATAAGGTTGCCCTGCAAAAATTAGCGCAAGCTACGGGTAACGTTGCACCTTCTACAGTTAAAAATATTAAAACCATAAATTCTACTGAGTTAAATGAATCTATACCTGATACAGAGCAGCCAAAACGTTCTGGTGGATCGCTTTTGTGGATATTAATTATTTTGTTAATCCTAGGAGTGGTGGCATATCTTGCTTATAACCAAGGTATGTTTACATTAGAAGATTTAGGGTTATGA
- the rlmN gene encoding 23S rRNA (adenine(2503)-C(2))-methyltransferase RlmN, whose product MTILEKQNLIGLDYTVLTELVAKWGHKPFRAKQLMNWIHQKGESNFSNMTNLANDFRKNLAEFAEISVPKELTKQVSTDGTTKWLFDVQNNNAIETVFIPEDDRGTLCISSQAGCTVACRFCSTGHQGFNRNLTTSEIIGQVWLARKEILNSSTDIQKLPGDRVISNVVFMGMGEPLLNYDQVLPAVKMLVDQNAYGLSRRRVTVSTSGVIPFMDKLSQDCPVALAVSLHAPNDALRNQLIPLNKKYPLKELIDACNRYIEFAPRDFITFEYIMLEDVNDTDIHANQLIEICREVKSKVNLIPFNPFPESGLKRSSSQRVKAFSAILNDAGIVATTRKTRGDDIDAACGQLAGDIKDKSKISELMKQRKSIPITKEIL is encoded by the coding sequence GTGACCATACTAGAGAAGCAAAATCTTATTGGTCTTGATTATACGGTCCTCACTGAGCTTGTAGCTAAGTGGGGGCATAAGCCATTTAGGGCAAAACAACTCATGAATTGGATTCATCAAAAAGGTGAATCCAATTTTTCTAATATGACAAATTTGGCTAATGATTTTAGAAAAAATTTAGCTGAATTTGCAGAGATATCAGTTCCAAAAGAATTAACTAAACAAGTTTCAACAGATGGAACTACAAAATGGCTTTTTGATGTACAAAACAATAATGCCATTGAAACAGTTTTTATTCCAGAAGACGACAGAGGCACCCTATGTATTTCAAGTCAAGCAGGATGTACAGTAGCCTGTAGATTTTGTTCTACTGGACACCAGGGCTTTAACAGAAATCTTACGACTTCAGAAATTATTGGTCAGGTTTGGTTAGCCAGAAAGGAAATTTTAAATTCTTCTACTGATATCCAGAAGTTGCCTGGTGATAGGGTTATTTCAAATGTAGTTTTTATGGGTATGGGAGAACCGCTCTTAAATTATGATCAGGTATTGCCAGCGGTAAAGATGCTTGTAGATCAAAATGCTTATGGTTTATCTAGAAGGAGAGTAACTGTATCGACTTCTGGTGTAATTCCCTTTATGGATAAACTATCTCAAGACTGTCCTGTAGCTTTAGCAGTATCCTTACATGCTCCAAATGATGCATTAAGAAATCAGTTAATCCCCTTAAATAAGAAGTATCCCTTAAAAGAACTTATAGATGCCTGTAATCGATATATTGAATTCGCACCTAGGGATTTCATTACATTTGAGTACATAATGTTGGAGGACGTGAACGATACTGATATACACGCAAATCAATTAATTGAGATTTGTAGGGAAGTTAAAAGTAAAGTAAATCTGATTCCTTTTAATCCATTTCCCGAATCAGGTTTAAAAAGGTCAAGTTCACAAAGAGTAAAGGCTTTTTCTGCTATTCTAAATGATGCGGGGATAGTTGCTACAACTCGAAAAACTAGGGGCGATGATATAGATGCTGCTTGCGGTCAACTCGCAGGTGATATAAAAGATAAAAGTAAAATATCTGAGCTTATGAAGCAAAGAAAATCCATTCCTATTACTAAGGAAATATTATGA
- a CDS encoding YfgM family protein, producing the protein MAYDLEEQEKIDQIKSWWASYGNIVTTLLTLIAVAYLAFQGYQWYENRQAKKSLIYYDIVYSVSQNFNPQSSDIKRLEEAIKVLKDDFSSSAYTDRAILIASNIYFKNKDLASSALNLNWVLDNSDDVGIKETAKLNLSSVLLAQGEIQKAKDLLKNPSDDFKALFDDRLADIYMSEGKKEEAFKIWKSLLQIKTLDENFLEVINMKLKVYGAE; encoded by the coding sequence ATGGCTTATGATTTAGAAGAACAAGAAAAGATTGATCAGATAAAAAGTTGGTGGGCTTCTTACGGAAATATAGTTACTACTTTATTGACATTGATTGCTGTTGCGTATCTAGCATTTCAAGGATATCAATGGTATGAAAATCGTCAAGCCAAGAAATCTTTAATTTACTACGATATCGTATATAGCGTTTCTCAAAACTTTAATCCTCAGTCATCAGATATAAAGAGGCTTGAGGAGGCTATTAAAGTTCTTAAGGATGACTTTAGTTCTTCAGCTTACACAGATAGAGCTATTTTAATAGCAAGTAATATATATTTTAAAAATAAGGATTTAGCTTCTTCTGCATTAAATCTGAATTGGGTTTTGGATAATTCCGATGATGTTGGTATAAAAGAAACTGCTAAATTAAATTTATCTTCAGTTCTGTTGGCTCAGGGTGAAATTCAAAAAGCTAAGGACTTATTGAAAAATCCAAGCGACGATTTCAAAGCACTATTCGATGACCGATTGGCAGATATTTACATGTCTGAGGGAAAAAAAGAGGAAGCTTTCAAAATATGGAAATCTTTATTACAAATCAAAACATTGGATGAAAACTTTTTGGAAGTTATAAACATGAAGTTAAAGGTTTACGGAGCGGAATAA